The Acidobacteriota bacterium genomic interval GGCAGGCTTGATCGGGCGGAAGCCGCCCGTTCCTTGAAACGGTTTCTGGCCGGTCTGCGGCCGCCGCAGTACCTGGCCGTGCTCTGCTATTTCAAGTCCGACCGGCGCACGAAGGAAGCGCTCGCCGAGCTGCGCCGAAAGGTTTGCGACAGGACGGGAGCGGCAGTGGTGCGGGGGTATGGTCCGCGATACCTGCATTCAATCGGGCAGTTGTACAAAGGCGGGCCGTCGAATGGCCGCTTCATCATATTCGTTCGAGACCGTTATGATCACCTGGAGATCCCCGGACGACCATTTGATTTCGGCCGGTTGATCGCAGCCCAGGCGGTCGGTGACGCCCGTGCCCTGTCGCGGCGCAGGCTTCCGGTGTTGGTAATGACAGTCGGCCCCGACCCTGCGGCAGGGCTTCGAACGTTTGCCCGTGCGGCAGGCAGGGCACTTCAATAGGAAGGAACGGATTACGGCTATGTTTGACACGTGGCGCGGCTTCACTCAGGGGAGACTATCCCGGGACCGGTACGAGCAACTGACCGAAATGGCCAGGCAGGCCAGGGGGCACATCCTCAAAATGACAACGGTGGCGGGCTCGGGTCATCCGGGCGGCTCCATGTCGTCGCTGGAAGTGTTCCTGGTTCTGTACACGACAGCCAGGGTGGACCCCGGTGACCCGTTGCGTGATGATCGCGACAGGATAATCATCTCTCACGGGCACACCTCGCCGGGTGTCTACGCGGCGCTGGGTGCGGCGGGATTCTATGACGTCACGCTTGCCCTGCACGGTTTTCGTCAGGGCGGCTCACCGTTCGAAGGCCACGTGGAACGTTCCATCCCCGGGGTTGAATGGGATACCGGCAACCTGGGCCAGGGTCTTTCGGTGGGCGTCGGCAAAGCCATCTACGCGCGGCTGTCCGGAAACGATTTTCATACCTATGTATGCATGGGTGACGGTGAGCAGCAAAAGGGGCAGATATCCGAGGCCCGGCGGATGGCTGCCAAGTACAAGCTGACGCGTTTGACGGCTATTGTCGATTTCAACCACCTGCAGATCTCCGGCCGGATCGAAGACATCATGCCGCAGGACATCAGGGCCGAGTGGGAAGCGGGCGGGTGGAAAGTGATCGAGATCGACGGCCATGATCTTAACCAGGTCTACGAGTCGCTGCGCACAGCCACCATGGATGACGGCTCCCCGTATATGATCCTGGCCACTTCGGTCATGGGTCAAGGGGTCTCCTTCATGAAGAACGACAAGAGCTTCCACGGTTCGGCCGTCAAGAAAGACCGGATCCAGACCGCCCTTGATGAACTCGGCATCGAGAACGACGTCGAGGCTCTGCTGGCGCGCCGGAAGGAAGGTCCGCCGCCGATGTTTGATATCAGGCGTCCGGCTTTTCCGAACGTTGACGCCGGTTCGCCGATCAGCTACCAGGCTGACGTTGGCATGGACAACCGGAGCGCTTTCGGCAGCGCTCTGCAGTCGGTGGCCGAGAAGAACATGGGCCGGGAGGCCTTCACGATGGCCGTGTTCGACTGTGACCTGGCGGGGTCCGTCAAGACCCACGGGTTCGCCATGAAGTATCCGCACAACTTCTTTCAGTGCGGGATATCCGAGCACAACGCGGCGAGCATGGCCGGCTCTCTTTCGGCGGAAGCAGCCGTTTCCGTATGGGCGGATTTCGGCGTGTTCGGCATCGATGAGACGTACAACCAGGCCCGGCTGAACGACATCAATCACACCAACCTGAAACTGTTCTGCACGCATTCGGGCGTCAACGTCGGCGAGGACGGCAAAACACATCAGTGCATCGACTACTTCGGGCTGTTCAACTCCACGTTCGGCTGGAAAGTGATCACGCCGGCTGACCCCAATCAGACCGACCGGGCGGTGCGCTATGTCCTGTCCCGGCCGGGCAATTTCGCCGTCATTATGGGACGGTCCGTGAATCCGGTTATCACCGATGAATCCGGGCGGCCGTTCTTTGCCGAAAACTACGCCTACCGCTACGGCCGCATGGAGACGATTCGGCAGGGCAGGGGTTTTGCGCTGGTGGCGGCAGGCAATATGCTCGGTCGCGCGCTGGAAGCCTGGGACATACTTAACGCCGAAAAAAGACGCATAGCGCTTGTCTGCGTGTCCGACTGGTCGGACCTGCATGCCGATGACCTGGCCATGCTGGCGTCCTATGATCGGATTGCGGTGCTCGAAGATCACAATGTCAGGACCGGACTGGGAACGGCCATAGCCGCGACCCTGGCTGACAGCGATCTCTCGGTCGGAATCACCAGGCTGGGTGTCACCACGTACGCGTCGTCCGGTAAACCCGACGAGCTTTTCAGGATGCTCGGGCTGGACCCGCATTCCGTCGCGGCCCGTATACGCGCGCTTGTCGAGAACAGCCCGGTCGGGGTTTGAGAGCCGGCCGCAAGCCGGAACCGAAAAAGTAAAGGAGCATATCATGCTGGTAGTCACTACGCCGAATATTGAAGGCAAGAAAATCACCAGGTACTTCGGTCTGGTCAGCGGTGAGGCCATCCTCGGCGCCAATATTTTCAAGGACCTCTTCGCGTCCATCCGCGACATAGTCGGCGGCCGGTCACAGGCCTACGAGCAGGAATTGCAGAAGGCGAAGGCCATCGCCCTGAGCGAAATGAGCGAGAAAGCGCAGGCGATGGGGGCAAATGCCGTGATTGCGGTCGACCTGGATTACGAGAGTATCTCCATGGGGACGTCCAATATGCTTATGGTGAGCGCCTCCGGCACGGCGGTTGTCTGCCAGTGACGCCTCCCGGGGGCGGCCGGGTCCGCCCCATGCGGGGCAAAACGAGGTGGAAATCCGAACGGTTCAGGCCAGAAAGCGCTTGTCAAGGGACCGGCCACTGCTTATTCTTCCCCTGCCTCTAGTTCTCGCATCAAAAGCCACGGACGATAGCGGTAAGCCTTCGCTGAGGATGGACTTGCAGTAAGGTATACAGGGGTGCGTGATGAAAGCAATGCTGGCCGGATACATAAGCGGGTCGTCGGTTGACCTTGCGCGCGTGCGCAACACGGGCAACCGGGTGGAGTTGTACGACCAAGCTAATTTCGTCAGCACCGGCTATTCCGACCTCGAGTCAATCCTTAAAATCTATCACAAGAAGAGCAAGGGTGATATCGACGTTGCCTGCTTCGGTGTCGCCGGACCCGTGATCAGAAACGAGGTTTCAACCACCAACCTCCCGTGGCACATCGTGGGCGGCGAGATCGAGAAGAGGTTTTCCATCAAGCAGGTTCGATTGCTCAACGACATCGTTGCGACCGCCTATGGTCTTCCGCATCTCGGCCCCGACAGGTTCTACACTATCAACGAGGGTAATCCCGGAGAGAACGGGAATCTCGGCCTGATCGCCGCCGGGGCCGGTCTGGGTGAAGCGTTGATCTACCGCACCGGCGACCAGATCCACCCGTATGCCTCGGAAGGGGGCCATGCCGATTTCGCGCCGAGCAACCAGATCCAGGCTGAACTCTGGGAATACCTGTATGGGGAATTGGGCAATGTCGAGGTGGAGGACATCGTGAGCCTGACCGGCCTGGAACGGATATTCAACTTCCTGGTCGACACCCACGGGGGAGTCCGGGGGGAGTGGTATGACCGCGCCGAGAACCGGGCGGCGGCCATAATCGAGATGGCGCTCTCAGGCAGGGACCGCACAGCCGGCCAGGCGCTGGACATTTTCATAGACTGTTACGCCTCGGAGGCGGCCAACCTGGCCCTGAAGGGCATGACGCTCGGCGGCATCTACATCGGGGGCCAGATAGCGCCGCAGATCATTACCGCGCTGGATCAGGGGCGGTTCATGGAGCACTTCGTAAAGCACGGCAAAATGGAGAGCCTGCTGGCCGGCATGCCGGTGGGGGTCATCATCGAAGAGAAAACGGCCCTGCTTGGTGCGGCAGGCGTGTCCACAGCCATGTGATGCCGCATGAGAGACTGCATCATCTTCCTGCGCGGGGTCTATCGCGCTCGTGATCTAACCTTTTACCGCTCGCTTTGCCGTGGAAAATTCCGCATCGCGGCCGACGGGGGATACGCTTTCTTCCGTAAATCCGGGCTGGTGCCCGACCTGCTCGTGGGCGACTTTGATTCCCTGAGAATCAGCCCGAACCGGCTGTCTTCGCGCACCAGGATCGAGCCTCACTCGACGAACAAGAACGCCACGGACGCCGAACTGGCTCTCGACTACTGCCTGCGGCGGGGGGCACGCCGCGTCGATATCGTGCAACCGTCGATCGGCGAGCCGGACCATTTCGCCGGCAACCTGCTCCTGCTGGCCAGGTCGCACAAGGACGCAAACAGGCGGTATAAGCCGCGTGTCCGGCTGGTCGATGCCGCCGCCGAGGTGCTTATGGTCGATTCGAGTGTGTGGATCATTCGGGGGGCGGTTGGTGACAGGGTGTCAGTAGTACCTATCTCCAAACGTGCAATCCTGACCTGCCAGGGCACGGACTACGACGTCGTCAACCTGACAATTCGACGGGGCGAGACGGTAGGTTTGCGTAACCGCGTCCGCACTGCTCGTGCGCGATTCGAAATCCGGGGGACGGCGCTGGTTTTTCACCGTTGGGCCGGCCGTTAAGGTCGGGCCATTCGGCGCTTGACTCGCGCGGCCGATTGTATATATTGGGCACCGCCGCAGAGTAAAGGCCTGCGGCAGCCTGCCGATATGACGTGAGTACTGGGAGATCGTCCAATGGTAGGACATACGGCTCTGGACCGTAGAATCGGGGTTCGAATCCCTGTCTCCCAGCTTTTTCATGCCCTGCATACGGGGGAGAGTGCTTCTCTTTTGTGAACGCACGATTGCGGGATACGGAAAGCTCGCGGCTTATTGCCTGCTCGTCCCGTCAGGTTTCCTCGCCTTGATTACGTAAACGTCGCCTGAGGCGCACGCGAAGTAGGTCCCGTCGTCGATCTGTTGCCGGAACACTTCCAGAACTTCACTCTCCGCTTTCTCATACTGTGCGAATTCAGCCGGGTCGCCGTCGGCCTCGAGGAATTCCTGCCTCGCTCGGTCAATCCAGGCCGTGCGGCGTGGCTCGTCCAGCCACTGTTTTCTGACGTTGTCCAGCGCGTCCTGCTGATGAGGCCCCCCGTAGGGCGGATCCAGGAAATGGACGCGGTCGTTAAGGCGCACGTCGATGTCCACAAGCCCCAACTCGCTCATCATCCTCGGGACCCTGGGGCCTATGGCGTTATCCCCGTGGCCGCGTGCAATCCTCCCGCGGTGGCAGGTGAGGGCGACTTTGGCCCGCAGCAGTTGATCCTCGATATCCAACTCCGGCAGCGAGGAATAGTGCTGCGAGAGCATATAGCGGACGTTGTCCGATTCTATACAGGTAATGAGTCCACCCGGCCCGGTCACTCTGATCATCTCGGACAGGGCGCGTCGGGGATCTTCGAGGTGCATCAGGACGGCCTGGCACATGACCCAGTCGGCGAAGTCATCTTCAAAGGGTAACTCGTAAGCGTTACCGGCGACGAACGAGGTTTCTCCGGCGTCGGCCCACGTCTTTGCGGACCGCGCGGCGTCCCGCAGCAAGGCCGGTGATCTGTCGACGCCCACGTACCGCCCGCCTTTCCCGAAATATGGCCAGAAGGTGTAACCGAGATACCCCAGGCCACAGCCGACGTCGACGGCGGTGATTCCGTGGCCCAGGCCGAACCAGGCGGCCAGTTTGTCGATAGTGTCATCCAGCCACATGGACTTGCGCTGGAAAACCAGCATTTCCTTCCAGCATTCGTCCGACCAGTCAATCCCCTGTGCTTTTTTCTTCATGACGCGGATTCCTCCCGGTAGTGACAACCTACGGCGGCTCCGGGTGCGACGCGAGGCTTTTTTGCCGCCGACCACGCCGAGAACTCCCCTGCGGCCGGTTCGCCGATGAAGACCCGGCCCTGGTCTTCGTTTCCGCACTTGAAGATTGCAATTCTTCCAGAAGTGTGTAATTTGTCCCCAAGAGAATGGTGATCATCGAGAAGCATCTCACGTCGAGATGTTTCCGCTTCTGCTGCGGAGGAGACCCGTTATGGCACCCTGTCGTTACCGTTCAATGAACACCAGGCTTCACGTAAACCGCCGGGATTTTCTCAAGGCCGGCGGCGTCGTTGGCGCCGGTCTGATGCTGGGCAACCCGTCCCTGTGGGCACAGGACAAAGAAAAGAACGGGGAAACGGAGAGACCCAGGACGAATATCGACGAGGCGATGAAGGTCCCGCGAACCCCGCTATCGCTGCCCGGCTGTCTTCCCGGCAAAGTGGTCGAGGTGTACGATGAACAGGCGATCGCCGACGGCCGGCCGGTCTCGGAGCGCGTTGCGAACATGTTTCAGCGGGGATTGCAGGAACTGACCGGAAAGAGTCCCGCCGACAGTTTCAACCTCTTCTTTGAGGCCGGTGATACGGTTGGTATCAAGGTCAATCCCGTGGGTGCCGGCCTGATCAGCACGCGGCTGGAGGTTGTCGATGCCGTCGTTGCCTGGCTGGAGGACAACGGCATCCCGCGCGGGAATATCGTCATCTGGGACCGCTACGATTACATGCTCAAGGAAGCGGGTTTTACCGAAGAACGGTATCCGGGGATCGGCATAGAAGGATTGCAGACCGCGGACGAGGAGGCCATCGGCGGCGAAGCAAAGGACGACAGCCGCTGGCTGGACGACGAAGGCAGGCACGTCAGCGTCGGCAACTTCGACATGGACGTGTACTACTGGGCCGATATCGAGGGGCCGAAAGACAAGCCCTACCTGAATCAGCACGTTTTCAACGGCAAGTATTCCTACTTCGGCAAGCTGCTCACGAAGAAGCTGACCAAGATCATAAACGTCCCCGTCTGCAAGAACACCGGGGGCGGCATCTCCGTGGCTGCCAAGAATCTCGGTTACGGCGCGGTCTGCAACACCGGCAGGCTTCACCGCGGGCTGTTCTTTGACGTGTGCACGGAAGTCATGGCCTTTTCGGCGATTCGCGATAAGCTGGTCATGAACGTCGCGGATGGATTGGTGGCGCAGTACGACGGCGGGCCGATGCCCGCCGCTCAGTTTACGTACCAGTTCAAGACGCTGTTTTTCGCCACCGATCCTTTTGCGCTGGACATGATTTGCCACAATATAATGGTGGAGAAGCGCAAGAGCATGAAGATCAAGGTAAACGAGCACCCCGTCTTCACTGACTATCTTCGCTACGCCCAACGGCTCGGACTGGGTGTGGTCGACCCGGAAAGGACGCACCACGCTCGTGTGGATATGTCCGCCTGACGCGCGGGCGCCCGGAGTATCGTTATGAGAACAGTATTAGTTGCAGCCGCCGTCCTGCTGGCCGCGGGCGGCATCGCGGCGGAGATCGTATATCCCGGCGATGATTTCGTGCCCGGGTGGAAGACGGCGGGACAAACGCTTCGCTTCGTCAAGAACGACCTCTACGGGTACATCGACGGCGGCGCAGAGTTGTTTCACGAGTACGGGTTTGAAGACCTGCTGGTGCAGCACTACGTCAGGGGCGAGGATGAGATCAGTCTGGAAGTGTATCGAATGGCAAGTCCGGAATCGGCGCTCGGTATATACCTGATCAGGTGCGGAACGGAAACCCCCGTCCAGGGCGTGCCGGTAAGGAACTCCGGAGGCTGGTCGCAGATTGCGGCTGTAAAGGGCGGTTGCTTCATTCAGGTCAACAATTTCATGGGTGACGAAGACCTCCTCCCCGTGATGGTCGAGCTGGTCAGCCGGGCAGCGACGTCCGTACCGGAAGCTGAACCCGTTCTGTTGTTAGACAGTCTGCCCCGGGAAGGCCTTGTCCCCGGAACGGAGTTGATCGTCAGGGGCCCTTACAGTCTTCAGATGATGCTCACGTTCGGCAAGGGGGACGTGCTCGAACTGGGTTCGGAGATATTCGGTGTGGCCGGTGATTACCGGGATTCCGCCGGTGTCGTTTTCACCCGGATCGTCATTCCCTATCCGAACGCCGGGACGGCCCGGCACGCATTCGAGAGCCTGGTGGCTAACCTGGACCCGTACCTCACGGTAGAGGACGCGTGGCAGGACGGATTTACATTCAGAGACTATCAGGACAAGTTCGGCGAGGCCACGGTCGCCGAAAACGTGATCTCCATCCGCATTCACCTTCCGGCGACACCGGCACGGCCGGTCTTACAACGGTGATATGCAGTGCCCGCGACGGCGACGTCATTCCTCGAAGATAACGGCCTGGAATTTCTCGATGACGGCTCCCGGCGACTGGTACGCTTCAGCAGGCAGTCCGGCCTTTCTGCACGTCTGCCTCAGGAATTCCGTTCTGTCCCAGCCGTAGTCCGTTGCGACCTGGGGAAGCAGCAGTCCGCGATTACCCCCCATGGAGATCATGAGCCCGTCGCGCCCAACCTGAATCTCCTCCAGGGACTCAACCCGTTGCAAGGGTGTCAAAACCGATATTTCCAGGTGCAGGTCGGCCAGTTCCGAGGCCTGGACCAGAGGAAATCTTGGGTCGGCGACGGCCGCCTTGACGGCACATTCCGAAACCGTCCGGTACAGCGGGGTGCTGGCGACCGTGTACCCGATGCATCCTCTCAACTGTCCCTGTTTCTCGAGCGTGACGAATGCGGCGCCCGGTTGCGCCAGAATGCCGCTGACCTCGAATGTCGGCAGATTGCCGTCTTGCAGGTAACTCTCGATGGACTGCCGTGCGATCCTCAGCAGCGTTGTCTTGTCGCTGTCAGACAACATGGCCGTCGGGATTTGTCCTCTTTCTGCATCCGGGGAGTCTGGAAGTGTCGCCTCTGATCCCTGCCCGACCCTGGCCTTATAGATCGCGGCCGCCACGTATCCCACGACCGACCCCTTGTCCCCTGAGACATCGCCGGAATCACCGTAGCGCAGAATTTTCACGCTGTTGGCGCCCCGGGCCACGGCCGCTTTTATAACGGCCACGGTCGGGCCGCCGCCGCACATCTCCACTCTGCCGCTTTTGAGGTGATTCTCAAGGCCGCGGGCATCCAGGCGCATCAGGCAGTCGATGCCGAGGGAATCCATTTTCCACCCCTCGTCGGCCGCTCGGTAGTGTTGCCAGTCCGTTGACGCGATCATGACGGTCCGGCCGCCGGGACTGAGTTTCACCATCGCCGCGGCCAAAAGCCTGGCCGTGGGTGGATCGGGCCGCCCCATGATTGCCGGCACGATTTCGAATTCTTTGAGCACTGTCTGAAGGTACGGGAGTTGGACCTCAAGGCAATGTTCAGCCTCGTGCGCCTGTGGTGATTCGGCAATCAGCGGATCGAAATCTATGAGTTCTTTGCAGAGACGGTCATCGCACGGAACCGTGCCGAGGGGCGTTTTCCATGCCACACCCGGGCCGTAGACTGAAACCCCCTCAAACCGCAGTCGGTGCGAGGGTCCGCAGAGGATGACGTTCTCGACGCCCGAATCTTCCAGCAGCTTGTAACTGTATGCCGCGATGGGCCCGGAATAGATCAGGCCGGCGTGGGGTACGATCAGCGCTATGAGCTCGCCGTCGATCGACGCCGAGTCGCCGACCGCCGAAAGGTGATCTCCCACCATTGCCGCCAGCGCGGCGCTGTCGGCGGGATAGAAGGTGCCGGCTACGGCCGGTTCCCTGACGGTTGAGTTAGCTGCGCTGGCGCAGAACAGACCAAGTAAAAGGAAACCTGCAAGGGGAACGGCCCTGCTCATTCTATGACCTCCTCGGGTATAATCGGCCAACCGACCGCGCGGCGGCGTCGGGAAAACCGGTGTCGCTGGTTGCGAGTTTCTCGTATAATTAGTATATGAGTCGTGTCGTTGTCGTCAAGTCTAATGGTAAGCCCACGGGAAACGGATTTGGTCGACAGGAATACGTTGCCCTGCTTTCGGCCGGTCTTGGGTGGCTTTCCGGTGAGAACGAGGTGCGGGCGGCGCTGCGCAAATACCTGCCCTCAGGCACGATCGGTATGAAAACGAACTGCCTGGTCGGCAGGCGCAATTCGACGCCGGTGGCGCTGGTTGATGCGCTGTCCCAGCTGCTGACCGGCGCCGGGTTTGACGAAAATGACCTGGTCGTGTGGGATCGGACCAACCGGGAACTGGCCGGGGCCGACTTCCCGCTCAACGCGGCTTCCAGGGGCCGGCGGTGCCTGGGCACGGACACAAACGGGGCCGGGTACAGTGAAGAATTCTACAGTTTTGGAGAAGTCAATTCTCTGGTTACTCGCATTCTTACGGACATGGTCGACCACAACGTCAATCTGCCGGTGCTCAAGGACCATTCCATAGCGGGTCTTTCGGCCGGGCTGAAGAACATGTACGGTGCGATACACAACCCGAACAAGTACCACGGCAACAACTGCGATCCCTACTGTGCCCACGTCTCCAACCTTTCGCCCATCCGGCAGAAGAACCGGCTGACCGTACTCGACGCCGTCCGGGTCCAGTATGATCGCGGTCCCGGTTTTGTCGGCAGGCATATGTACTCTTACAACGGCGTAGTGATCTCTGATGACCCGGTGGCTGCCGACCGGGTGGGGCTGGAGATTCTGGAGCGTATCCGCGCTATCAACGGTCTGCCTTCCCTCGAGAAGGCCGGGCGGCCCGTGAAATACCTCGGTTCGGCCGAAGCGACAGGGCTCGGGACGGCCGACCTGTCGCGTATAGATCTGAACGTGGTGCTGGTTGACGCCGACGGGCGCCGTCGGCCGGGAGAACTGTTCTGATGCAACGACGGTCATTCCTTCGCTGCCTTGGCTGTGGCGCCCTGGCCACCGCCGCCTGCCAGACGGAACTGCTGCCTGAATACCTGGGCGGCATACAGAATGCGTACGCCTTTGACACGGCCGGGCAACTGTCGTCGGTGGAGGCACGCTACTACAAGAAGCTTGAAGGCGGCGGAATTGAATGTCACGTCTGCCCCAGGCATTGCCTCGTGACCGACCTCGAGCGGGGTTACTGCGGCGTCAGAGAGAATCGATCCGATGTATACTACACCCTTGTATACGGCCTGCCGTGTGCGCTGAACATCGATCCCATAGAGAAAAAGCCCCTGTTCCATTTTCACCCCGGTACGACGGCGCTGTCGCTGGCCACGGCCGGCTGCAACGTAAACTGCAAATTCTGCCAGAACTGGGAAATTTCACAGTCACGTCCCGAACAGACTGACAACCTCGACGTCTCCCCGCAGGCTCTTGTCGACATATGCAAACAGAGGCAGATTCCGACCATGGCGTACACTTACTCCGAGCCGGTCGTTTTCTACGAGTACATGTACGACACGGCCGAACGGGGGCACCGTGATTCCGTGAAGTCCGTCATGATCACCGGGGGCTTCATCGAAGAGGAGCCGCTTGCGAATCTCCTGTTACAGCTGGACGCGATTAAAGTGGATCTCAAGGCGATGCGGGAGGCGTATTACCAGAACGTGGTCGGGGGCGAACTGAAGCCGGTCCTGGACCGGCTCATCCAGATCAGGAAATCAGGCGTATG includes:
- a CDS encoding transketolase, producing the protein MFDTWRGFTQGRLSRDRYEQLTEMARQARGHILKMTTVAGSGHPGGSMSSLEVFLVLYTTARVDPGDPLRDDRDRIIISHGHTSPGVYAALGAAGFYDVTLALHGFRQGGSPFEGHVERSIPGVEWDTGNLGQGLSVGVGKAIYARLSGNDFHTYVCMGDGEQQKGQISEARRMAAKYKLTRLTAIVDFNHLQISGRIEDIMPQDIRAEWEAGGWKVIEIDGHDLNQVYESLRTATMDDGSPYMILATSVMGQGVSFMKNDKSFHGSAVKKDRIQTALDELGIENDVEALLARRKEGPPPMFDIRRPAFPNVDAGSPISYQADVGMDNRSAFGSALQSVAEKNMGREAFTMAVFDCDLAGSVKTHGFAMKYPHNFFQCGISEHNAASMAGSLSAEAAVSVWADFGVFGIDETYNQARLNDINHTNLKLFCTHSGVNVGEDGKTHQCIDYFGLFNSTFGWKVITPADPNQTDRAVRYVLSRPGNFAVIMGRSVNPVITDESGRPFFAENYAYRYGRMETIRQGRGFALVAAGNMLGRALEAWDILNAEKRRIALVCVSDWSDLHADDLAMLASYDRIAVLEDHNVRTGLGTAIAATLADSDLSVGITRLGVTTYASSGKPDELFRMLGLDPHSVAARIRALVENSPVGV
- a CDS encoding heavy metal-binding domain-containing protein yields the protein MLVVTTPNIEGKKITRYFGLVSGEAILGANIFKDLFASIRDIVGGRSQAYEQELQKAKAIALSEMSEKAQAMGANAVIAVDLDYESISMGTSNMLMVSASGTAVVCQ
- a CDS encoding glucokinase, giving the protein MKAMLAGYISGSSVDLARVRNTGNRVELYDQANFVSTGYSDLESILKIYHKKSKGDIDVACFGVAGPVIRNEVSTTNLPWHIVGGEIEKRFSIKQVRLLNDIVATAYGLPHLGPDRFYTINEGNPGENGNLGLIAAGAGLGEALIYRTGDQIHPYASEGGHADFAPSNQIQAELWEYLYGELGNVEVEDIVSLTGLERIFNFLVDTHGGVRGEWYDRAENRAAAIIEMALSGRDRTAGQALDIFIDCYASEAANLALKGMTLGGIYIGGQIAPQIITALDQGRFMEHFVKHGKMESLLAGMPVGVIIEEKTALLGAAGVSTAM
- a CDS encoding thiamine diphosphokinase, with translation MRDCIIFLRGVYRARDLTFYRSLCRGKFRIAADGGYAFFRKSGLVPDLLVGDFDSLRISPNRLSSRTRIEPHSTNKNATDAELALDYCLRRGARRVDIVQPSIGEPDHFAGNLLLLARSHKDANRRYKPRVRLVDAAAEVLMVDSSVWIIRGAVGDRVSVVPISKRAILTCQGTDYDVVNLTIRRGETVGLRNRVRTARARFEIRGTALVFHRWAGR
- a CDS encoding methyltransferase domain-containing protein, whose amino-acid sequence is MKKKAQGIDWSDECWKEMLVFQRKSMWLDDTIDKLAAWFGLGHGITAVDVGCGLGYLGYTFWPYFGKGGRYVGVDRSPALLRDAARSAKTWADAGETSFVAGNAYELPFEDDFADWVMCQAVLMHLEDPRRALSEMIRVTGPGGLITCIESDNVRYMLSQHYSSLPELDIEDQLLRAKVALTCHRGRIARGHGDNAIGPRVPRMMSELGLVDIDVRLNDRVHFLDPPYGGPHQQDALDNVRKQWLDEPRRTAWIDRARQEFLEADGDPAEFAQYEKAESEVLEVFRQQIDDGTYFACASGDVYVIKARKPDGTSRQ
- a CDS encoding DUF362 domain-containing protein; the encoded protein is MAPCRYRSMNTRLHVNRRDFLKAGGVVGAGLMLGNPSLWAQDKEKNGETERPRTNIDEAMKVPRTPLSLPGCLPGKVVEVYDEQAIADGRPVSERVANMFQRGLQELTGKSPADSFNLFFEAGDTVGIKVNPVGAGLISTRLEVVDAVVAWLEDNGIPRGNIVIWDRYDYMLKEAGFTEERYPGIGIEGLQTADEEAIGGEAKDDSRWLDDEGRHVSVGNFDMDVYYWADIEGPKDKPYLNQHVFNGKYSYFGKLLTKKLTKIINVPVCKNTGGGISVAAKNLGYGAVCNTGRLHRGLFFDVCTEVMAFSAIRDKLVMNVADGLVAQYDGGPMPAAQFTYQFKTLFFATDPFALDMICHNIMVEKRKSMKIKVNEHPVFTDYLRYAQRLGLGVVDPERTHHARVDMSA
- a CDS encoding DUF6599 family protein; translated protein: MRTVLVAAAVLLAAGGIAAEIVYPGDDFVPGWKTAGQTLRFVKNDLYGYIDGGAELFHEYGFEDLLVQHYVRGEDEISLEVYRMASPESALGIYLIRCGTETPVQGVPVRNSGGWSQIAAVKGGCFIQVNNFMGDEDLLPVMVELVSRAATSVPEAEPVLLLDSLPREGLVPGTELIVRGPYSLQMMLTFGKGDVLELGSEIFGVAGDYRDSAGVVFTRIVIPYPNAGTARHAFESLVANLDPYLTVEDAWQDGFTFRDYQDKFGEATVAENVISIRIHLPATPARPVLQR
- the amrB gene encoding AmmeMemoRadiSam system protein B, which codes for MSRAVPLAGFLLLGLFCASAANSTVREPAVAGTFYPADSAALAAMVGDHLSAVGDSASIDGELIALIVPHAGLIYSGPIAAYSYKLLEDSGVENVILCGPSHRLRFEGVSVYGPGVAWKTPLGTVPCDDRLCKELIDFDPLIAESPQAHEAEHCLEVQLPYLQTVLKEFEIVPAIMGRPDPPTARLLAAAMVKLSPGGRTVMIASTDWQHYRAADEGWKMDSLGIDCLMRLDARGLENHLKSGRVEMCGGGPTVAVIKAAVARGANSVKILRYGDSGDVSGDKGSVVGYVAAAIYKARVGQGSEATLPDSPDAERGQIPTAMLSDSDKTTLLRIARQSIESYLQDGNLPTFEVSGILAQPGAAFVTLEKQGQLRGCIGYTVASTPLYRTVSECAVKAAVADPRFPLVQASELADLHLEISVLTPLQRVESLEEIQVGRDGLMISMGGNRGLLLPQVATDYGWDRTEFLRQTCRKAGLPAEAYQSPGAVIEKFQAVIFEE
- a CDS encoding DUF362 domain-containing protein, with the translated sequence MSRVVVVKSNGKPTGNGFGRQEYVALLSAGLGWLSGENEVRAALRKYLPSGTIGMKTNCLVGRRNSTPVALVDALSQLLTGAGFDENDLVVWDRTNRELAGADFPLNAASRGRRCLGTDTNGAGYSEEFYSFGEVNSLVTRILTDMVDHNVNLPVLKDHSIAGLSAGLKNMYGAIHNPNKYHGNNCDPYCAHVSNLSPIRQKNRLTVLDAVRVQYDRGPGFVGRHMYSYNGVVISDDPVAADRVGLEILERIRAINGLPSLEKAGRPVKYLGSAEATGLGTADLSRIDLNVVLVDADGRRRPGELF
- the amrS gene encoding AmmeMemoRadiSam system radical SAM enzyme yields the protein MQRRSFLRCLGCGALATAACQTELLPEYLGGIQNAYAFDTAGQLSSVEARYYKKLEGGGIECHVCPRHCLVTDLERGYCGVRENRSDVYYTLVYGLPCALNIDPIEKKPLFHFHPGTTALSLATAGCNVNCKFCQNWEISQSRPEQTDNLDVSPQALVDICKQRQIPTMAYTYSEPVVFYEYMYDTAERGHRDSVKSVMITGGFIEEEPLANLLLQLDAIKVDLKAMREAYYQNVVGGELKPVLDRLIQIRKSGVWLEIVYLVVPTLNDTEAEFRDLARWVKTYLGPDVPVHFSRFYPQYLLKNLPPTPQRTLEKAHEICRGEGLEFVYLGNLRGHPAESTYCPACGQVVIGRQGYRIHTYRLTGNRCQKCDREIPGLF